From one Butyricimonas faecihominis genomic stretch:
- a CDS encoding zinc-dependent metalloprotease: MKKWMLVLFVALFVLPCSLDAEAAGRKKKGKNAVTAKVAEKKSAYDKLFQKKSCETVKSNFITLHKVDGKLYFEIPVKYLGREMLFASTLTSTSSNDFCDVGYKQNDPLHVRFTKIDSTIYLNEVNAFVTSNPKEPSLRKAIDKNFADAVLYSYKIAAYTPDSTAVVIDVTPIFTTDMKEFAFLPTTIMGLIQLNSVFNKDGVALGEVKAFDDNLSVKSMLSYKVSLKFMSFSFLDNMPLTATVTRSLLLLPEEKMRPRISDSRVGIFITSKQHVSTEKDGIQDYTLANRWRMEPKDMAAFQRGELVEPVKPIVFYIDDAFPELWKQPIKEGTLRWNEAFEKIGFKNAVQVRDFPKDDPEFDPDNLKYSCIRYLPSSTANAMGPSWVDPTTGEIVNASVLVYNDVIRLINNWRFVQTAQIDPSVRAKKMPDDIVKESIAYVVAHEVGHCLGFMHNMSASAAYPVDSLRSASFTNTYGTTPCIMDYARFNYVAQPGDKGVRLTPPDLGIYDCFLVKWNYQPLPQVNDEWEEQAILESWVDEKAGDPRYRYGRQQIYSRYDPSAIEEDLGDDPMKAGEYGIKNLKYILSNLGEWVNDDADFTHREELYKQLANQYYRYIMNVMYNVGGIYLTEVKDGTKGQRHEPVSKEKQRASLAWILKEFKSSDWLSKTDLKKNFAMGVDMTPVLQKRILDQLERLTGNIILSSHLASNPYTIQEFLTDLYNGAFENTVKGRALTDADKMLQQFIVDVSASSLKEAGGGALRMLTDAAYMPSVEEIAAYGLDETGLINKYLDQFRQVEQERGPGYVAQQMALNEFGYGYGFVRKVNTGEIDNSKVYLQDMALKAQRLLNSKIAGATGDTKIHYQSLLMKLNKSLKDSK, from the coding sequence ATGAAAAAATGGATGCTAGTATTGTTCGTGGCACTTTTCGTGCTACCTTGTTCGCTGGATGCCGAGGCAGCCGGGCGGAAGAAGAAAGGTAAAAATGCCGTCACGGCTAAGGTGGCGGAGAAGAAGAGTGCTTATGACAAATTATTTCAGAAAAAGTCGTGCGAGACGGTGAAGAGTAATTTCATCACCTTACATAAGGTGGATGGGAAATTGTATTTCGAGATTCCGGTGAAATATCTGGGACGGGAAATGTTGTTTGCGTCCACGTTGACCTCGACTTCCAGTAATGATTTCTGTGACGTGGGTTACAAGCAAAATGACCCGTTACACGTGCGTTTCACGAAGATCGACAGTACTATTTACCTGAATGAAGTAAATGCTTTCGTGACCTCGAATCCGAAAGAACCTTCCCTGCGAAAGGCTATTGACAAGAACTTTGCGGATGCCGTGTTGTACTCGTACAAGATTGCAGCTTACACGCCGGACAGTACGGCCGTGGTGATTGATGTGACACCGATATTCACGACGGATATGAAAGAATTTGCCTTTCTTCCGACGACGATTATGGGATTGATCCAGTTGAATTCTGTCTTTAACAAAGATGGGGTTGCTTTAGGAGAAGTCAAGGCGTTTGATGATAACTTGAGCGTGAAGTCCATGTTATCTTATAAAGTATCGTTGAAATTCATGTCGTTCTCGTTCTTGGATAATATGCCGTTGACGGCCACGGTGACTCGTTCTCTATTGTTACTGCCGGAAGAGAAAATGCGTCCCCGGATTTCCGATTCACGGGTAGGTATTTTTATCACGAGTAAACAACACGTCTCCACGGAGAAGGATGGGATTCAGGATTATACGCTGGCCAACCGTTGGCGTATGGAGCCTAAAGATATGGCGGCTTTTCAGCGGGGGGAACTTGTGGAACCCGTGAAACCGATCGTGTTTTATATTGATGATGCTTTTCCGGAATTGTGGAAACAACCGATAAAGGAGGGTACGCTACGGTGGAATGAGGCTTTTGAGAAGATTGGGTTTAAGAATGCCGTGCAGGTACGTGATTTTCCGAAGGATGATCCTGAATTTGATCCGGATAACCTGAAATATTCCTGTATTCGTTATTTACCTTCTTCGACGGCAAATGCGATGGGACCGTCGTGGGTGGATCCAACGACCGGAGAAATTGTTAATGCCTCTGTTTTGGTCTATAACGACGTGATTCGTTTGATTAATAACTGGCGTTTCGTGCAGACGGCACAAATTGACCCGTCCGTGCGGGCGAAGAAGATGCCGGATGACATCGTGAAAGAATCCATTGCTTACGTGGTGGCTCACGAGGTGGGGCATTGCCTCGGTTTCATGCACAATATGTCGGCCTCTGCCGCTTACCCGGTGGATTCATTACGTTCCGCATCTTTCACTAACACGTATGGGACAACTCCTTGTATCATGGACTACGCCCGTTTTAATTACGTGGCTCAACCCGGAGACAAGGGCGTACGTTTGACCCCGCCGGATTTGGGTATATATGATTGTTTCCTAGTGAAATGGAACTATCAACCCTTACCACAGGTGAATGATGAATGGGAAGAACAAGCTATTCTTGAAAGTTGGGTGGACGAGAAAGCCGGAGACCCTCGCTATCGTTATGGAAGGCAACAGATTTATTCCCGTTATGATCCGAGTGCTATTGAAGAGGACTTGGGTGACGATCCGATGAAAGCCGGGGAGTACGGGATAAAGAATTTGAAATATATCTTGTCTAATCTCGGAGAATGGGTGAATGACGATGCGGATTTCACGCACCGGGAAGAGCTTTACAAACAGTTGGCAAATCAATACTATCGTTATATCATGAACGTGATGTATAACGTGGGTGGTATCTACCTGACGGAAGTGAAAGACGGTACGAAGGGACAGCGTCATGAGCCGGTTTCAAAGGAAAAACAACGGGCTTCTTTGGCGTGGATACTGAAAGAGTTCAAGTCTTCGGATTGGTTGAGCAAGACGGATTTGAAAAAGAATTTCGCCATGGGAGTGGACATGACTCCGGTACTGCAAAAAAGAATACTGGACCAGTTGGAACGTTTGACCGGAAATATCATATTGTCATCTCATCTCGCATCTAATCCGTACACGATTCAGGAATTCCTGACAGACTTGTATAATGGTGCGTTTGAAAACACGGTGAAAGGACGGGCTTTGACGGATGCCGACAAGATGCTGCAACAATTTATCGTGGATGTTTCCGCCAGTTCGTTGAAAGAGGCCGGAGGGGGAGCGTTGCGGATGTTGACGGATGCGGCTTATATGCCTTCCGTGGAAGAGATTGCGGCCTACGGTTTGGATGAAACCGGATTGATTAACAAGTATCTTGATCAGTTCCGACAAGTGGAGCAAGAACGTGGTCCCGGCTACGTGGCACAACAGATGGCATTAAATGAATTTGGTTATGGATACGGTTTCGTGCGGAAAGTGAATACCGGAGAGATTGATAATTCTAAAGTGTACTTGCAGGATATGGCTTTGAAGGCTCAACGGCTTTTGAATTCCAAGATTGCGGGGGCGACAGGTGACACGAAGATTCACTATCAATCGTTGTTGATGAAGTTGAATAAGTCTTTGAAGGATAGTAAATGA
- a CDS encoding RluA family pseudouridine synthase, which produces MEILYEDNHIIAINKKVSDIVQADQTGDEPLSERVKAYIKEKYNKPGDVYLGIPHRVDRPVSGVVLFAKTSKALVRLNKMFQEHDQEITKIYWAIVGNLPEEDHAKLTHYMVRDAEKNKSYAYNKPKSGAKEAILEYKLLGCGQRYYLLEVKLCTGRHHQIRCQLAKIGCPIKGDLKYGFPRSNEGGGISLHARSITFTHPVKQEKITIVAPPPMNDTLWKFFYESLES; this is translated from the coding sequence CTGGAGATATTATACGAGGATAACCACATTATCGCTATCAACAAAAAGGTTTCCGATATTGTGCAGGCAGACCAGACGGGAGACGAACCTCTCAGTGAGCGTGTTAAGGCATACATCAAAGAGAAGTACAACAAACCGGGGGATGTTTACCTCGGAATTCCTCATCGGGTGGACCGCCCGGTGAGTGGAGTCGTATTGTTCGCCAAAACCAGTAAGGCACTGGTAAGGCTGAACAAAATGTTTCAAGAACACGATCAGGAGATCACCAAAATATACTGGGCGATTGTGGGCAATCTTCCCGAAGAAGATCATGCCAAACTAACCCACTACATGGTGCGGGATGCTGAAAAGAATAAATCCTATGCTTACAATAAACCCAAAAGTGGAGCGAAAGAGGCCATCCTTGAGTATAAATTATTGGGATGCGGACAACGTTACTATTTATTGGAAGTAAAACTTTGCACGGGACGCCATCACCAGATTCGTTGCCAGTTGGCAAAGATCGGCTGCCCGATCAAAGGGGACTTGAAATACGGTTTCCCCCGTTCCAACGAGGGAGGTGGAATCAGTCTTCACGCCCGGTCGATCACGTTCACTCATCCGGTGAAACAGGAAAAGATCACGATCGTCGCCCCTCCACCTATGAATGATACACTTTGGAAATTCTTCTACGAGAGTTTAGAATCATAA
- the panB gene encoding 3-methyl-2-oxobutanoate hydroxymethyltransferase, whose translation MSVQKKVKRVTTHVLSEMKLKGEKISMLTAYDFSMAQIIDNAGIDVILVGDSASNVMAGNETTLPITLDQMIYHGASVVRGVDRALVVVDLPFGSYQGNSKEALCSAIRIMKETSADAVKLEGGREVVESVTRILSAGIPVMGHLGLTPQSIHKFGTYVVRAQEDAEAKKLIEDAHLLEEAGCFAIVLEKIPAKLAAQVAKELTIPIIGIGAGGGVDGQVLVIHDMLGINQEFSPRFLRRYHNLYAEMTGAVGNYINDVKSGNFPNEREQY comes from the coding sequence ATGTCTGTTCAAAAGAAAGTAAAAAGAGTAACCACCCACGTGTTATCAGAAATGAAACTCAAGGGGGAAAAGATAAGTATGTTAACGGCCTACGATTTCTCGATGGCCCAAATTATTGACAATGCCGGGATCGACGTGATTCTAGTGGGAGACTCTGCCTCTAACGTGATGGCCGGAAACGAAACGACCCTGCCGATCACGCTGGATCAAATGATCTATCACGGGGCATCCGTGGTGAGAGGTGTAGATCGTGCGCTGGTTGTCGTGGATCTACCTTTCGGTAGCTACCAAGGAAACAGTAAAGAGGCACTTTGCTCGGCAATCCGTATCATGAAGGAAACGAGTGCCGACGCCGTGAAACTGGAAGGTGGACGAGAAGTCGTTGAATCCGTAACACGTATCCTGTCAGCCGGAATCCCGGTTATGGGACACCTCGGACTGACCCCGCAAAGTATCCATAAATTCGGTACTTACGTGGTACGCGCCCAAGAAGATGCGGAGGCTAAAAAGCTGATCGAAGATGCCCACCTTTTGGAAGAGGCCGGATGTTTTGCCATCGTGCTGGAAAAGATTCCGGCAAAACTGGCTGCCCAAGTCGCCAAAGAACTAACCATCCCGATCATCGGAATCGGCGCCGGGGGTGGCGTTGACGGACAGGTTCTCGTGATTCACGATATGCTGGGAATCAATCAGGAATTTTCTCCCCGTTTCTTACGTCGTTACCACAACTTATATGCTGAAATGACAGGAGCCGTGGGTAATTACATCAACGATGTAAAAAGCGGTAACTTCCCGAACGAGAGAGAACAATATTAA
- a CDS encoding phosphatidylserine decarboxylase family protein — MKIHKAGHILLFKAFVLFAFINVLVYAFIPNIIVFRAVLIVSGILYLLMVNFFRFPNRHIVVKDNTILAPADGKIVVVEETFEPEYLKKQCIQVSIFMNIFNVHINWFPINGIIKFFKYHQGRYMAAYLPKSSTENERTTIAIEATNGQEIVMRQIAGAMAKRIVSYAPVGGKARQNEHAGFIKFGSRVDLYLPLGTKIDVKLGQKVTGSQTLIGTFQEPESK; from the coding sequence ATGAAGATACATAAAGCAGGTCATATATTATTGTTCAAAGCATTCGTACTCTTTGCTTTCATCAATGTACTCGTGTATGCCTTCATCCCTAATATCATTGTTTTCCGGGCGGTACTGATCGTCAGCGGAATTTTGTACCTCTTGATGGTAAACTTTTTCCGTTTCCCCAACAGGCACATTGTCGTGAAGGATAACACGATCCTCGCCCCTGCCGACGGGAAAATCGTGGTCGTGGAAGAAACCTTCGAACCTGAATACCTGAAAAAACAATGTATTCAGGTTTCCATTTTCATGAACATCTTCAATGTTCATATTAACTGGTTTCCTATCAACGGAATAATCAAATTTTTCAAATATCACCAAGGAAGATACATGGCGGCTTACCTGCCCAAGTCTTCCACGGAAAACGAAAGAACAACCATTGCTATTGAGGCAACCAACGGACAAGAAATCGTGATGCGACAGATTGCCGGAGCCATGGCTAAACGTATTGTTTCATACGCTCCGGTCGGGGGAAAAGCCCGCCAGAACGAACATGCCGGATTCATTAAATTCGGTTCCCGGGTAGATTTGTACCTACCGTTAGGAACTAAAATTGACGTGAAACTCGGCCAAAAAGTAACGGGGTCGCAAACCCTTATCGGAACATTTCAAGAACCCGAATCCAAGTAA
- a CDS encoding phosphatidate cytidylyltransferase, whose product MIVSNFLKRAISGLLFVIVLTGCIFIHPICFYILFFIINILGLMEFSRMAKHMNIHVNLFFCILCGSILFTVGFLHNYINYKDGYLYFFLLTFIMSICELYRKKGNGFQNIAFSYYALLYISLPFTLLIYLPYMTSGKWMPEIIFFPFLLVWVNDTFAYLSGSLFGKHKLFPRISPKKSWEGAIGGGLMTIIVGLCVSPYIEGYTIRDTAIISCIVAVFGIYGDLLESLFKRSIEIKDSGNILPGHGGILDRFDAIIFTIPAIFVYMEFMY is encoded by the coding sequence ATGATCGTGAGTAATTTTTTAAAACGAGCAATCAGCGGCTTGCTGTTTGTCATAGTACTAACAGGGTGTATTTTCATACACCCCATTTGTTTTTATATCCTGTTCTTTATCATCAACATTCTTGGCCTGATGGAATTCAGCCGGATGGCGAAACACATGAACATCCACGTGAACCTGTTCTTCTGCATCCTTTGCGGTAGCATTCTTTTCACCGTTGGATTTTTGCATAATTACATCAATTACAAGGATGGCTATCTCTATTTTTTCCTGTTGACCTTCATCATGTCTATCTGTGAACTCTATCGGAAAAAGGGAAACGGGTTCCAGAACATAGCCTTCTCCTACTACGCCTTGTTATACATCAGTTTACCTTTCACGTTGCTAATATACCTACCCTACATGACCTCGGGGAAATGGATGCCGGAAATCATCTTTTTCCCGTTCTTGCTCGTGTGGGTTAACGATACCTTCGCTTACCTCTCCGGCTCATTATTCGGGAAACATAAACTTTTCCCCAGAATATCGCCCAAGAAATCATGGGAAGGAGCCATTGGCGGGGGACTAATGACCATTATCGTCGGTTTGTGCGTGTCGCCCTATATCGAGGGGTACACGATCCGGGACACGGCCATTATTTCGTGTATCGTGGCTGTTTTCGGGATATACGGGGATTTACTGGAATCCCTGTTTAAACGTAGCATCGAGATCAAGGATTCCGGCAACATACTACCGGGCCACGGGGGCATCTTGGACAGATTCGATGCAATCATATTCACAATTCCCGCTATTTTTGTTTATATGGAATTCATGTATTAA
- a CDS encoding DUF2007 domain-containing protein: MENWVSVFTTTSELEAGIVKDLLDEAGIPAVILNQKDSSYQTFGDISVMVSRDDQEEAKKVIKDYYDRE, from the coding sequence ATGGAAAATTGGGTATCTGTTTTCACAACAACGAGCGAACTCGAAGCAGGGATCGTGAAAGATCTACTGGACGAGGCGGGAATCCCAGCCGTGATTTTGAATCAAAAAGATTCTTCTTACCAAACCTTTGGTGACATCAGCGTGATGGTCAGCCGGGATGACCAAGAAGAAGCCAAGAAAGTTATTAAAGACTATTATGATCGTGAGTAA
- the ftsH gene encoding ATP-dependent zinc metalloprotease FtsH, with translation MAENNKKDSFNFPPVGGKNNKGPKFGGYWSFIIIAAFIIGIQFFSMPSNPERISWQKFKTDLLAKGEVKDIYIVRNGGKAEITLKPEKVETHSDLVAKGFNQKSIGPQYYVPFGTLEQFEKNLQDAQKEYPEEASDVFIDYKDDFNWWGEVITLFLPIAIFVGIWIFFMRRMSKGAGGGGGGGGIFNVGKSKAKLFDKESNIKITFKDVAGLAEAKQEVEEIVSFLKSPDKYTKLGGKIPKGALLVGPPGTGKTLMAKAMAGEANVPFFSMSGSDFVEMFVGVGASRVRDLFKQAKEKAPCIIFIDEIDAIGRARGKNPNMGANDERENTLNQLLTEMDGFETNSGVIILAATNRADILDSALLRAGRFDRQIYVDLPELKDREEIFKVHLKPLKLAEDIDYAFLAKQTPGFSGADIANVANEAALIAARKNKSAVEKQDFLDSIDRIVGGLENRSKVIKPSEKKAIAYHEAGHATVSWLLQHAHPLLKVTIVPRGKALGAAWYLPQERQITTKDQLLDQMCSVLGGRAAEEIVFGEISTGAQNDLERATKQAYAMVSIYGMSDKVGMLSYYDSTGQSDFSFTKPYSEKTAELIDAEVKDMVSAAYERAKQLLSDHREQHRQVAELLIEREVIFSDDLENILGKRPWTEEEETQQPEEL, from the coding sequence ATGGCAGAAAATAACAAAAAGGATAGTTTCAACTTCCCCCCTGTCGGTGGGAAAAACAATAAAGGCCCGAAATTCGGTGGCTACTGGTCGTTTATCATCATTGCCGCTTTCATTATCGGGATTCAATTTTTCAGCATGCCTTCGAATCCTGAACGGATCTCGTGGCAGAAGTTTAAAACAGACCTTTTAGCGAAAGGTGAGGTAAAGGATATTTACATCGTCAGAAATGGCGGTAAAGCCGAAATCACTCTGAAACCGGAGAAAGTGGAAACCCACAGCGACCTTGTAGCAAAAGGATTTAACCAGAAAAGTATAGGTCCGCAATACTACGTACCTTTCGGAACTCTGGAGCAATTTGAAAAGAATTTACAGGATGCACAGAAGGAGTACCCGGAAGAGGCATCCGACGTGTTCATTGACTATAAAGACGATTTCAACTGGTGGGGAGAAGTCATTACACTATTCCTGCCCATCGCCATATTCGTGGGAATCTGGATATTCTTCATGCGCCGCATGAGCAAGGGAGCCGGCGGAGGTGGTGGCGGTGGCGGCATTTTCAATGTCGGGAAATCCAAAGCGAAATTGTTTGACAAAGAATCCAACATAAAAATTACCTTCAAAGATGTTGCCGGGTTAGCCGAGGCCAAACAAGAGGTGGAAGAGATTGTGTCTTTCCTCAAATCCCCGGATAAATACACCAAGCTGGGAGGTAAAATTCCGAAGGGAGCCTTGCTGGTTGGCCCTCCGGGAACCGGTAAAACTTTGATGGCAAAAGCCATGGCAGGAGAGGCAAACGTACCGTTCTTCTCCATGTCGGGATCGGACTTCGTGGAGATGTTCGTCGGTGTGGGAGCTTCCCGCGTACGCGACTTGTTCAAACAGGCCAAAGAAAAAGCCCCCTGTATCATCTTTATTGACGAGATCGACGCTATCGGTCGGGCCAGAGGGAAAAACCCGAACATGGGAGCCAATGATGAACGCGAAAACACGCTGAACCAGTTATTGACCGAAATGGACGGTTTCGAAACCAATTCGGGTGTGATCATACTGGCAGCCACGAACCGGGCAGACATCTTGGATAGCGCTTTGTTGCGTGCCGGACGTTTCGACCGCCAGATATACGTGGACCTTCCGGAATTAAAAGACCGGGAAGAGATTTTCAAAGTTCACTTGAAACCGTTGAAACTCGCCGAAGATATTGACTATGCCTTTTTGGCAAAACAAACCCCGGGATTCTCCGGTGCGGACATCGCCAACGTGGCAAACGAGGCCGCGCTGATCGCTGCCCGGAAAAATAAATCGGCCGTGGAAAAACAGGATTTCTTGGATTCAATCGATCGTATCGTGGGCGGACTTGAAAACCGTAGTAAAGTCATCAAACCGAGCGAAAAGAAAGCGATTGCTTATCACGAAGCCGGACATGCCACCGTGTCGTGGTTATTGCAACACGCACACCCACTTTTAAAAGTGACCATCGTGCCGCGAGGAAAAGCCTTGGGTGCCGCTTGGTACTTGCCGCAGGAACGCCAGATTACCACGAAAGACCAATTACTGGATCAGATGTGTTCCGTGCTGGGTGGACGGGCCGCCGAAGAAATCGTGTTCGGGGAAATATCCACGGGTGCGCAAAATGACCTCGAACGTGCCACGAAACAGGCTTACGCCATGGTATCCATCTACGGAATGAGTGACAAGGTGGGAATGTTGAGTTATTATGACTCCACGGGCCAGAGCGATTTCAGCTTTACCAAGCCCTATTCCGAGAAGACTGCAGAATTGATTGATGCCGAGGTAAAAGATATGGTTTCAGCCGCTTACGAGCGAGCCAAACAGTTATTGAGCGATCACAGGGAACAACACCGTCAGGTGGCGGAATTGCTGATCGAACGTGAAGTTATCTTTAGTGATGACTTGGAAAATATTCTCGGGAAACGTCCGTGGACAGAAGAAGAGGAGACACAACAGCCGGAAGAATTGTAA
- the rsfS gene encoding ribosome silencing factor yields MSGAEKLVEQIIKTLNENKAVDIVKIDLRRIENCFCSFFVICHGTSNTHVASLTDFVYDEVNEKLGEKPLHVEGEQQAQWVVLDYGNVVVHIFQKEQRDYYQLEDFWADAEITNVEEN; encoded by the coding sequence ATGAGTGGAGCAGAAAAATTAGTGGAACAAATTATTAAAACGCTGAACGAAAATAAAGCTGTTGATATTGTAAAAATTGATTTGAGAAGAATTGAGAACTGTTTCTGTAGTTTTTTCGTAATATGTCATGGAACTTCCAACACGCACGTGGCCAGTCTTACAGACTTTGTCTACGACGAAGTCAACGAGAAATTGGGAGAAAAACCATTGCACGTGGAAGGAGAACAACAAGCCCAGTGGGTGGTGTTGGATTACGGAAATGTGGTTGTACATATATTTCAAAAAGAACAACGAGATTATTATCAACTTGAAGATTTTTGGGCTGACGCGGAAATAACGAATGTAGAAGAAAATTAA
- a CDS encoding flavodoxin family protein, producing MQKILIINGSPRKNGNISKMLEAIKEETEKQGANVSAVHVHDLQVRPCNGCMSCRKNLACVLPEDGAQSTLRLINSCDVLVIGAPCYWGNLPGELKILFDRIVYGMMGESPKGIPQPLHKGKKAIIVSTCTTPYPFNILFNQTRGTVKALKEILKWSGFKIIATVERGGTKKSPLQEKDFRHCRKIALKTLK from the coding sequence ATGCAGAAAATACTGATTATAAACGGAAGCCCCCGGAAAAACGGGAACATCTCGAAAATGTTGGAGGCCATAAAAGAAGAAACTGAAAAACAGGGAGCGAACGTTTCAGCCGTACATGTTCACGATTTACAGGTAAGACCATGCAACGGGTGCATGAGTTGCAGGAAAAACTTAGCTTGTGTTCTCCCGGAAGACGGGGCTCAAAGCACGCTCCGGTTAATAAACTCGTGCGACGTGCTGGTTATCGGCGCCCCGTGTTACTGGGGAAACTTGCCGGGAGAATTAAAAATCCTGTTCGACCGCATCGTTTACGGGATGATGGGCGAAAGCCCGAAAGGGATTCCCCAACCGCTACACAAGGGGAAAAAAGCCATCATCGTGAGTACCTGCACGACTCCTTACCCGTTCAATATACTTTTCAACCAAACGAGAGGAACCGTCAAAGCACTAAAGGAAATTCTCAAATGGAGCGGATTCAAGATCATCGCCACCGTCGAGAGAGGCGGTACGAAAAAATCCCCCTTGCAGGAAAAAGATTTCCGGCATTGTCGAAAAATCGCCCTCAAAACCCTGAAATAA
- a CDS encoding pyridoxal-phosphate-dependent aminotransferase family protein, with the protein MEKYLIPLVPGPVAVPQEILKVAATNFGSADFEPEYLALYKDTEKLLQKMMETRNRVVIQTGEGMLVLWTALKSTLKPGDRVLVLSTGLFGEGFGDMAKALGCEIRVLDFGYDETIHDFDAVEKAIVEFKPKMITMVQNETPSGTTNPVKEIGDLKVKHGVPLLCVDIVSGLGGTPIHVDDWHVDFALGGSQKCLSAPANMSFLSVSEEAWKIVAEVNYAGYEALLPFRNVTETGYFPYTPYWQGTAQLHKACELIFEEGVESCIARHEKVAAYCRERIKEMGLKIYPVEGAVCSPTVTAVYVPEHMTWERLDSELRVQGMVVGGNYGKLAGKVFRIGHMGSQANINLIKEAMDILETVVHDI; encoded by the coding sequence ATGGAAAAATATCTGATACCGTTAGTGCCGGGACCTGTTGCTGTCCCTCAGGAGATTTTGAAAGTTGCTGCCACGAATTTCGGGTCTGCCGATTTTGAGCCGGAGTATTTGGCTTTGTATAAAGATACGGAAAAATTGTTGCAGAAGATGATGGAAACCCGTAACCGGGTGGTGATTCAGACGGGAGAAGGTATGTTGGTGTTGTGGACGGCTTTAAAAAGCACGTTGAAACCGGGAGATCGGGTGCTGGTGCTTTCTACCGGGTTGTTCGGCGAGGGATTCGGCGATATGGCCAAGGCGCTGGGATGCGAGATTCGGGTGCTGGATTTCGGTTATGATGAGACGATTCATGACTTTGATGCCGTGGAAAAAGCGATCGTGGAGTTCAAGCCGAAGATGATCACGATGGTGCAGAACGAAACACCTAGTGGAACGACGAACCCGGTCAAGGAAATCGGTGATTTGAAAGTGAAACACGGGGTACCGTTGCTTTGCGTGGACATCGTTTCCGGTCTGGGGGGAACCCCGATACACGTGGACGATTGGCATGTGGATTTCGCCTTGGGTGGTTCGCAAAAGTGTCTCTCGGCCCCGGCTAATATGTCATTCCTTTCCGTGAGTGAAGAGGCATGGAAGATCGTGGCGGAGGTGAATTACGCTGGATACGAGGCCTTGTTGCCTTTCCGGAATGTAACCGAAACCGGGTATTTCCCGTACACGCCCTACTGGCAGGGAACAGCCCAGTTGCATAAGGCTTGCGAGTTGATTTTCGAGGAAGGGGTGGAGAGTTGCATTGCCCGTCACGAGAAGGTGGCTGCTTACTGCCGTGAACGGATTAAAGAGATGGGATTGAAGATATACCCCGTGGAAGGAGCCGTGTGTTCCCCGACGGTGACTGCGGTTTACGTGCCGGAACACATGACTTGGGAACGTCTGGATTCGGAATTGAGAGTGCAGGGTATGGTCGTGGGAGGCAATTATGGTAAACTGGCCGGGAAAGTATTCCGGATCGGTCACATGGGTTCTCAAGCGAATATCAACCTGATCAAGGAGGCAATGGATATACTGGAAACAGTAGTTCATGATATTTAA
- a CDS encoding CCC motif membrane protein encodes MGDFDGERKDLPNATAALVLGALSLVFCWCYGIIGLVLGILAVVLASAPRKAYLENPERFTEVSYKNLNAGRICGIIGICIGAIILLAVILVVVFAVYTSVKPHLLNTINV; translated from the coding sequence ATGGGAGATTTTGACGGAGAAAGGAAAGATTTACCGAATGCCACGGCAGCGCTTGTTTTAGGAGCGCTGTCGTTGGTGTTTTGCTGGTGCTACGGGATCATCGGGTTGGTACTCGGTATTCTGGCGGTGGTACTGGCCTCGGCGCCCCGCAAGGCTTATCTGGAAAACCCGGAGCGATTCACGGAAGTATCCTATAAGAACTTGAACGCCGGGAGAATATGTGGCATCATCGGGATTTGTATCGGTGCGATCATCCTGTTGGCCGTTATCCTTGTGGTTGTTTTTGCTGTATATACTTCGGTAAAACCTCATTTGCTCAACACGATAAATGTATGA
- a CDS encoding DUF2752 domain-containing protein, translated as MYELSIWTWLERHQLPCLVKDTFGIECPGCGFQTAVLLLLKGELWESVKIYPGLIPLIVFIGLAMVHFVGVKKITPGGIKFAGFVCLLIILISYLLKLIIH; from the coding sequence ATGTATGAATTGAGCATCTGGACGTGGCTGGAGAGGCATCAACTGCCTTGCTTGGTTAAAGACACCTTCGGGATCGAGTGTCCCGGATGTGGATTCCAGACTGCGGTGTTATTGCTCTTGAAAGGAGAGTTGTGGGAGTCCGTGAAAATCTATCCGGGGTTGATCCCCTTGATCGTGTTTATCGGCCTTGCCATGGTGCATTTTGTGGGGGTGAAAAAAATTACTCCCGGGGGAATAAAATTTGCAGGTTTTGTTTGTTTGCTAATAATTTTAATTTCATATTTGCTTAAATTAATAATTCATTAA